A genome region from Chengkuizengella sp. SCS-71B includes the following:
- a CDS encoding type II secretion system protein J → MIKWVKREEGFTLVELLAAVVLISVIATLGFMLFSSTHLFWENSVEKYSNDANAELTMTIISKYVTDSIDVFTLNNNLYTEEVRIQTAGGSGNSPYKSIKFEDESLALYELNISDDEFRSYDLAESAYETKMLLADNVEDFQVSMSGQNLVHFSIEFDHIKKNASIKIFDF, encoded by the coding sequence ATGATTAAATGGGTTAAAAGAGAAGAAGGTTTTACATTAGTAGAATTGCTAGCCGCAGTTGTTCTGATCTCTGTTATTGCCACATTAGGCTTTATGTTATTTTCTTCTACTCATTTATTCTGGGAAAATTCTGTTGAAAAATATTCAAATGATGCAAATGCTGAATTAACGATGACTATCATTTCTAAATATGTCACAGACTCCATTGATGTATTTACTTTAAACAATAATCTATATACAGAAGAAGTAAGGATACAAACAGCTGGGGGATCAGGTAATTCTCCCTATAAATCGATTAAGTTTGAGGATGAATCATTAGCTCTTTACGAGTTAAATATTAGTGATGATGAATTTAGATCATATGATTTAGCAGAAAGTGCTTATGAAACGAAAATGCTCTTAGCAGATAACGTAGAGGATTTCCAAGTGTCTATGTCAGGACAGAATTTAGTTCATTTTTCAATTGAATTTGACCATATTAAAAAAAATGCATCTATAAAAATATTTGATTTTTAA
- a CDS encoding YheC/YheD family protein, whose amino-acid sequence MNKKESKRKYVSSKWIKTLALIKNPDLKTYIPETRKANFESVDEMLNKHHVVYVKPSRGSLGKGVMRIKKMNETEEGIYELQQDLDVNHYSSYNVLYNDLNHQFQKTKRLHIVQRGIDMVKYKDRSADIRVMVQQNTNSEWEVTGIIARLSHPKKVVTNISRGGIICNIETLMNHLCQYDNNLIEKLKWIGLETAKQMNKTFPNMKESGLDIALDQNLHPWILEVNTKPSVIPFTRLEDKSIIDKIVRYGMAYGRHYNLRPKFDLKGNRIINPKKRQQEAKPFPRKYMRYRKTFP is encoded by the coding sequence ATGAATAAAAAAGAAAGTAAGAGAAAATACGTTTCCAGTAAGTGGATCAAAACATTAGCTCTGATAAAAAATCCGGACTTAAAAACCTATATCCCTGAAACTAGAAAGGCGAACTTTGAAAGTGTAGATGAAATGTTAAATAAACACCACGTTGTATATGTAAAGCCGAGTCGAGGTTCATTAGGTAAAGGTGTGATGAGAATAAAAAAAATGAACGAAACTGAGGAAGGAATTTACGAATTGCAGCAAGATTTAGATGTCAACCATTACAGTTCATATAATGTGTTATATAATGACTTAAACCATCAATTTCAAAAAACTAAACGACTTCATATCGTGCAAAGAGGAATCGATATGGTGAAATATAAAGACCGTTCTGCAGATATTAGAGTAATGGTTCAACAAAATACAAATTCAGAATGGGAAGTCACAGGCATCATAGCAAGATTGTCTCATCCTAAAAAGGTTGTTACTAACATCAGCAGGGGGGGGATTATCTGCAATATTGAAACGCTAATGAACCATTTATGTCAATATGATAATAATTTAATAGAAAAACTGAAGTGGATTGGTCTTGAAACAGCAAAACAAATGAATAAAACATTTCCCAATATGAAAGAAAGTGGATTGGATATCGCGCTTGATCAAAACCTGCATCCATGGATTCTAGAAGTGAATACAAAACCGAGTGTCATTCCGTTTACTCGGCTAGAAGACAAAAGCATTATCGATAAAATAGTTCGATATGGGATGGCTTATGGAAGACATTATAATTTAAGACCAAAGTTTGATTTAAAGGGGAACAGAATAATTAATCCTAAAAAAAGACAACAAGAAGCAAAACCTTTCCCTCGAAAATATATGCGCTACAGAAAAACATTTCCCTAA
- a CDS encoding neutral/alkaline ceramidase has product MTLKYLKQGFIVFLALFVLLSYLPTSNNVSVYAESDFDYYVGAGIYDITGPPAEVVMMGYANPSMTTKGIHFRLKSRAFIMKEKETDNSVVFVSADLGQIFHSVTQGVIQKLKDNGYGDLYGYNNVLLSATHNHSGPGGYAHEGLYNASTFGFHEENYNVIVNGIYESIVRAHQNLEPGYIEINEGLVDGTSSNRSEAAYNNNPIEERNQYDDNVDKTMTLLNFRNVQGELLGIINWFAVHGVSMGQDNHYISGENKGYASYLYEKEMQANYGDNKTFVAAFAQANLGDVTPNIFGDGVGYGDNDFESTKKSGEIQFEAAKSLSNTAHIRISGPIVTKHEFKDFSNLEIDGTYTDGEAKRTYPSALGYSFAAGTEDGRPDIGMFEEGMTQPEYTIDGYDNIITYARDLLVLVPQVGEMSGSLYPELWEQHYPKPVLLAPSQVKPDPWTPQIIPLQMVQIGQLSILAVPSEITTMSGRRLVSLVQENMAKQFNNNYIVIAGLSNSYSSYVTTPEEYEKQQYEGASTLFGKWTLAGYLQEFDKLSKAIIKDENIEAGPIPKDLTDEQVYLKPGIIFDAPPAFRHFGDIKNDVNNSYNAGDNVKVSFWSGHPNNNFRTESTYLEVQQLINGEWEVIADDGDWETKFLWNRESTLFGTSSSTIEWDIPTNADDGTYRIVHYGAYQTITGKVYEYTGISSEFTIE; this is encoded by the coding sequence ATGACATTAAAGTATTTAAAGCAAGGTTTTATCGTTTTTCTTGCGCTTTTTGTTCTGTTATCTTACTTACCTACGAGCAATAATGTAAGCGTTTACGCGGAAAGTGATTTTGATTATTACGTAGGTGCAGGTATTTATGACATTACGGGTCCCCCAGCAGAAGTGGTGATGATGGGATATGCAAATCCATCCATGACTACAAAAGGTATCCATTTCCGTTTAAAATCAAGGGCATTTATTATGAAGGAAAAAGAAACGGACAACAGTGTAGTTTTTGTAAGTGCAGATCTTGGTCAAATTTTCCACTCTGTCACACAAGGTGTTATTCAAAAATTAAAAGATAATGGATATGGAGATTTGTATGGCTATAATAATGTATTGTTAAGTGCCACACATAACCACAGTGGCCCAGGAGGGTACGCTCACGAAGGATTGTACAATGCAAGTACTTTTGGTTTCCATGAAGAGAATTATAACGTCATCGTCAATGGAATTTATGAATCCATTGTTAGAGCCCATCAAAATTTAGAACCTGGTTATATTGAAATCAATGAAGGACTTGTGGATGGAACAAGTTCTAATCGTTCTGAGGCAGCCTATAACAACAATCCTATAGAAGAACGAAATCAATATGATGATAATGTTGATAAAACTATGACACTTTTAAACTTTAGAAATGTACAAGGAGAACTTCTAGGCATCATCAATTGGTTTGCAGTTCACGGAGTTTCCATGGGACAAGATAATCATTATATTTCAGGTGAAAACAAAGGTTACGCCTCCTACTTATATGAAAAAGAAATGCAAGCTAACTATGGTGATAATAAAACATTCGTAGCTGCATTTGCTCAAGCTAATTTAGGTGATGTAACACCAAACATTTTTGGAGACGGAGTAGGTTACGGGGATAACGACTTTGAAAGCACTAAAAAATCAGGAGAAATCCAGTTTGAAGCTGCAAAATCCTTAAGTAATACTGCACACATTAGAATATCTGGACCTATTGTCACCAAACATGAATTTAAAGACTTTTCAAATTTAGAAATAGATGGAACATATACAGATGGAGAAGCTAAAAGAACGTACCCTTCTGCATTAGGTTATTCTTTTGCAGCAGGAACTGAGGATGGCAGACCTGATATAGGCATGTTTGAAGAAGGAATGACTCAACCTGAGTATACAATAGATGGGTACGATAATATCATCACTTATGCACGTGACCTTTTGGTCTTAGTTCCACAAGTCGGTGAGATGAGTGGTTCCTTATACCCTGAATTATGGGAACAACATTACCCTAAGCCAGTTTTATTAGCCCCTTCCCAAGTAAAACCAGACCCTTGGACACCTCAAATTATTCCTTTACAGATGGTTCAAATAGGTCAGCTGTCTATTCTAGCTGTACCTTCTGAAATTACAACCATGTCTGGTAGAAGATTAGTAAGTCTTGTTCAAGAAAACATGGCAAAACAATTTAACAACAACTACATTGTAATTGCAGGTTTATCTAACTCTTACTCTAGTTATGTAACAACACCTGAAGAATATGAAAAACAACAATATGAGGGGGCATCTACACTATTTGGAAAATGGACATTGGCTGGATATTTACAAGAATTTGATAAACTTTCAAAAGCCATCATTAAAGATGAAAATATTGAAGCAGGACCTATTCCAAAAGATTTAACAGATGAACAGGTTTATCTCAAACCAGGGATCATATTTGATGCTCCTCCAGCTTTTAGACACTTCGGTGATATCAAAAATGATGTAAACAACAGTTACAACGCTGGAGATAATGTCAAAGTTAGTTTTTGGTCTGGTCACCCTAACAATAACTTTAGAACTGAATCTACCTATCTAGAGGTACAGCAGCTAATAAATGGTGAATGGGAAGTAATTGCTGATGATGGGGATTGGGAAACAAAGTTCCTATGGAACCGTGAATCTACATTGTTTGGTACTTCATCATCTACAATTGAATGGGACATCCCGACTAATGCAGATGACGGTACGTATCGCATTGTTCATTATGGAGCTTATCAAACGATAACGGGTAAAGTATATGAGTATACTGGAATATCCTCAGAGTTTACCATAGAGTAA
- a CDS encoding AAC(3) family N-acetyltransferase, giving the protein MSEANVIKKSDKINSIHTLKADFKKLGLKEGMTLIVHSSLSSLGWVSGGSAAVVQVLMDVLTEEGTLIMPTHSSNLSEPSYWENPPVPENWWQVIRDTMPAFDPQITPTWYMGKIVETFRTFPNVKRSYHPLFSFAAWGKHAEQVTKGHSLEDGLGEKSPLSKIYDLDSFVLLLGVDYENNTSFHLSENRVPIYTKETQGAPIIEKGKRVWKTFSHINMNSDCFNEIGQDFEKDHSVFIGYIGMTKAKLFKQKECVDFGEKWLREKTSHKES; this is encoded by the coding sequence TTGAGTGAAGCAAATGTTATAAAAAAATCAGATAAAATAAATTCAATACACACCTTAAAAGCAGATTTTAAAAAATTAGGACTAAAAGAAGGCATGACCCTAATCGTCCACTCATCATTAAGCTCATTAGGATGGGTGAGTGGAGGGTCAGCTGCAGTGGTACAAGTTTTGATGGATGTTCTTACAGAAGAAGGGACATTGATTATGCCAACACATTCATCAAACCTTTCAGAACCTTCTTATTGGGAAAACCCTCCTGTTCCTGAAAACTGGTGGCAAGTAATTAGAGATACAATGCCAGCATTTGATCCTCAAATTACACCTACATGGTATATGGGGAAAATAGTTGAAACATTTCGTACGTTCCCAAACGTTAAAAGGAGTTACCATCCTTTATTTTCATTTGCAGCATGGGGAAAACATGCTGAACAAGTGACGAAAGGACATTCATTAGAAGATGGGTTAGGTGAGAAATCACCTCTTTCAAAAATATATGATTTGGATAGTTTTGTTTTATTACTTGGAGTAGATTATGAAAATAATACTTCATTTCATTTATCAGAAAATAGAGTACCCATATATACCAAAGAGACTCAAGGTGCTCCAATTATAGAAAAAGGTAAAAGAGTATGGAAAACATTTAGTCACATAAATATGAATTCTGATTGTTTTAATGAAATAGGTCAAGATTTTGAGAAAGATCATAGTGTATTTATAGGTTACATTGGCATGACCAAAGCGAAATTATTTAAGCAAAAAGAATGTGTAGATTTTGGTGAGAAGTGGTTAAGAGAAAAAACCTCACATAAAGAATCTTAG
- a CDS encoding SDR family oxidoreductase: MKAKQAIVTGASSGFGLMTVLELAQSDYHVIATMRNIEKVKLLENELIKLNSIQNVDIIKLDVTSSEDLNNFKHKLNGYNNIQVLVNNAGFAQGGFTEDVTVEKYRKQFDTNVLGVIAVSQAVIPIMRRQKSGRIINMSSISGLIGFPSLSAYAASKHALEGFSESLRLELKPFGIDVILIEPGSYDTNIWSSSISEVESLKNNSIYNEFMKKIQTRLKNEEKNLGNPKDVAKLIAFAAKTPNPKLRYAVGKGVKLNHLVKRILPWHIWEKIVLKLLYK, from the coding sequence TTGAAAGCAAAACAAGCAATAGTAACTGGAGCCTCCAGTGGTTTTGGATTAATGACTGTATTAGAATTAGCACAATCAGATTATCATGTCATCGCAACGATGCGTAACATAGAGAAGGTTAAATTATTAGAGAACGAATTAATCAAACTAAATTCAATCCAAAACGTGGATATTATAAAATTAGATGTAACCTCCTCTGAGGATTTAAATAATTTTAAGCATAAATTAAATGGCTACAATAACATTCAAGTTCTAGTGAACAATGCAGGTTTCGCTCAAGGTGGTTTTACTGAAGACGTAACCGTTGAAAAATATAGAAAACAATTTGATACGAATGTTTTAGGAGTTATAGCCGTTTCCCAAGCTGTCATTCCTATAATGAGAAGGCAAAAATCTGGACGGATTATTAATATGAGCAGTATTTCGGGTTTAATAGGATTTCCTTCTCTATCTGCATACGCAGCATCAAAACATGCCTTAGAAGGGTTTAGTGAATCACTTCGATTAGAATTAAAACCTTTTGGCATTGATGTTATTTTAATAGAGCCTGGATCTTATGATACGAATATTTGGAGCAGTAGTATATCAGAGGTTGAATCATTAAAAAACAATTCAATCTACAACGAATTTATGAAAAAAATCCAAACAAGATTAAAAAATGAAGAAAAAAACTTAGGAAATCCAAAAGACGTTGCTAAACTTATCGCATTTGCAGCTAAGACACCTAATCCAAAACTGCGTTATGCTGTAGGTAAAGGAGTTAAACTAAATCATCTCGTAAAAAGAATACTTCCTTGGCACATCTGGGAAAAAATAGTTTTAAAGTTGTTATACAAATAA
- a CDS encoding choice-of-anchor J domain-containing protein, whose product MNAFLALNGGDIPDPDPTVVFEDDFETNKGWTSDPNGSDTATTGLWERAIPESTNYSGTKQLGTTPSGSYDLVTEGSAGSSAGVNDIDSGVTSIQSPAISLPANGSLTLSFSYYLSHYSNANSDDFFRMNLVRSNGSVVTLFEELGTSSDQDAAWSNQSLDLSAYAGENVYLQIEAADNGSPSLVEAGVDDVKIAQSTTSTLIEQTID is encoded by the coding sequence GTGAATGCATTTCTTGCATTAAATGGGGGGGACATCCCTGATCCCGACCCAACCGTAGTATTTGAAGATGATTTCGAAACGAATAAAGGATGGACTTCAGATCCTAACGGAAGTGATACTGCTACAACAGGTTTGTGGGAGCGTGCTATTCCTGAATCTACAAATTATAGTGGAACTAAACAACTTGGAACAACACCAAGTGGAAGTTATGATCTTGTAACAGAAGGAAGTGCAGGAAGTTCTGCAGGTGTCAATGATATTGATAGTGGAGTGACATCTATTCAATCACCAGCTATTTCATTACCAGCTAATGGCTCACTTACACTATCTTTCTCCTATTACTTAAGTCATTATTCTAATGCGAATAGTGATGATTTCTTTCGTATGAATCTCGTTCGCTCAAATGGAAGTGTTGTCACTTTATTTGAGGAATTAGGAACTTCCAGTGATCAGGATGCAGCATGGTCCAATCAATCTCTTGATCTATCAGCTTATGCTGGAGAGAATGTTTATCTTCAAATTGAAGCGGCAGATAATGGCAGCCCTAGCCTTGTAGAGGCTGGAGTAGATGATGTCAAAATTGCACAAAGTACAACATCCACTTTGATAGAACAAACGATAGATTAA
- a CDS encoding GspE/PulE family protein: MALTKKRLGDLLVDSGLITDEQLKQSLTEQKDSNLKLGDLLIHKGIITELQLIQALEFQLGIPHITLATYEIDMNLINLISEQIAKKYQVIPIRKNGNKLLLAMVDPLDFFAIEDLRLLTGFMIEPALITKDELQSAIASLYGLHESMNQVIKDVKNDFEEINESEITDKDSPVVRLVNEMIEQAVQLRVSDIHVDSMENRILIRYRIDGVLRTERVLPKNVQAIMIARLKIMANLNIAERRHPQDGRIMVNIAFKKVDIRVATLPTIHGEKIVLRILNFSHSVKEINNLYLNESNLQIFREMLDRPHGMILVTGPTGSGKTTTLYSALQHLNHEESNIITIEDPVEYQLEGINQVQVNSQTGLSFSKGLRSILRQDPNIVMVGEIRDIETIDIAIRASLTGHLVFSTIHTNSAISTIARLREMGVEPYLISSSLIGIVSQRLVRQICQQCKVSYVPSEQENIFLSEHGVFVKVLYKGKGCGVCNRTGYRGRIGIHEILWIDHQMRTLILENANSEEFRQCATKNGFISIFEDGLQKVNQGLTTLQEVIKEISID; this comes from the coding sequence ATGGCACTTACCAAAAAGAGGCTTGGAGACTTGCTGGTAGATTCAGGTTTGATCACGGATGAACAACTTAAGCAATCTCTAACTGAACAAAAAGATTCTAACCTTAAACTTGGTGATTTATTAATACATAAAGGAATTATAACAGAGCTACAATTGATTCAAGCATTGGAATTTCAACTAGGCATTCCTCATATTACTCTAGCTACATATGAGATAGACATGAATTTAATAAATCTCATATCTGAACAAATTGCAAAAAAATACCAAGTTATTCCTATTCGAAAAAATGGTAATAAACTTTTATTAGCTATGGTTGATCCCCTAGATTTTTTCGCAATCGAAGATTTACGTTTGTTAACAGGGTTTATGATTGAACCTGCATTAATTACAAAGGATGAATTACAAAGTGCTATAGCAAGTTTATACGGCTTACATGAATCTATGAATCAAGTCATCAAAGATGTGAAAAATGATTTCGAAGAAATTAATGAAAGCGAAATCACAGATAAAGATTCACCTGTTGTTCGATTAGTGAATGAAATGATAGAACAAGCTGTACAACTTCGTGTTAGTGATATACATGTTGATTCTATGGAAAATCGCATTTTGATTCGTTATCGTATTGACGGTGTTTTACGTACGGAGAGAGTTTTACCTAAAAACGTACAAGCTATTATGATAGCAAGATTAAAAATAATGGCGAATTTAAATATTGCTGAACGTAGACATCCCCAAGATGGGCGAATCATGGTAAATATAGCATTTAAAAAGGTAGATATTAGAGTGGCTACATTACCTACAATACATGGTGAAAAAATAGTGCTTCGAATCTTGAATTTTAGCCATAGTGTTAAAGAAATTAATAATTTGTATTTGAATGAAAGCAATCTTCAAATTTTTAGAGAGATGTTAGATCGACCTCATGGTATGATTCTGGTCACAGGTCCAACTGGAAGTGGAAAAACGACAACGTTGTACTCTGCACTACAGCATTTAAATCATGAAGAATCTAACATTATTACAATTGAAGATCCAGTTGAATACCAATTAGAAGGAATAAACCAAGTTCAGGTGAATTCACAAACTGGCTTATCTTTTAGTAAAGGTTTACGTTCTATTCTAAGACAAGATCCAAATATTGTGATGGTTGGTGAGATTAGAGATATTGAAACGATTGATATTGCTATTCGAGCCTCTCTTACAGGTCATTTGGTTTTTTCAACGATACATACAAATAGCGCAATTAGTACAATTGCTAGATTAAGAGAAATGGGTGTTGAGCCTTATTTAATATCATCTTCTCTTATAGGTATCGTTTCACAGCGTTTGGTCAGACAAATCTGTCAGCAATGCAAGGTTTCATATGTTCCAAGTGAACAGGAAAATATTTTTTTATCAGAACATGGTGTATTTGTGAAAGTTCTATATAAAGGAAAAGGTTGTGGTGTATGTAATCGTACAGGTTATCGAGGCAGAATTGGGATTCACGAAATATTGTGGATTGATCATCAAATGAGAACATTAATATTAGAAAATGCAAACAGTGAAGAATTTAGACAATGTGCGACGAAAAATGGCTTTATTTCTATTTTTGAAGATGGTTTGCAAAAAGTGAATCAAGGTTTAACAACTTTGCAAGAAGTGATAAAGGAAATATCTATAGATTAA
- a CDS encoding CoF synthetase, producing MDLLEKLKEKLKEVKIIYPWYEQFYINQHIKDFNDLPYMTTDILEKHYYHQEYDDSIHMYQTSGTSSNIRKKIAYSEADEQRYVSFKMEVYKQFLNNSACKKAFSDVGTGHAASTADVIFKKLQMESKSISFERPIEEHIQQLKTFKPDVLYTMPSILDHLIYATENPAEFGIKKIILVGEIATEEWQQKIANIFQIQREDMMDTLGSIEIGTIAYYSHDIRRYVFLDHLYAEGIQSDEIGLDMEKLENKESILVLTSFVRSMFPAIRFVTYDVVRDLRTMVIDGVEKQTFQNIVKRVGPEFKHGEKISIYDIEEIVYQHLKEASVRVKLQNNALTIYIHSKLLNRSILTTIKKDIQEKIPEIGRMINNKILDEIQVLAVSNEELNTGKVKNKKIYYEK from the coding sequence ATGGACTTGCTTGAAAAATTAAAAGAAAAGTTAAAAGAGGTTAAAATCATTTATCCGTGGTATGAACAGTTTTATATAAATCAGCACATTAAGGATTTCAATGATCTTCCTTACATGACTACAGATATATTGGAAAAACATTATTATCATCAGGAATATGATGATTCTATCCATATGTATCAAACCTCAGGAACTAGCTCTAATATTAGAAAAAAAATCGCTTATTCCGAAGCGGATGAACAGCGGTATGTATCGTTTAAAATGGAGGTTTATAAACAATTTCTAAATAATAGTGCCTGTAAAAAGGCATTTTCGGATGTAGGTACAGGTCATGCTGCTAGTACTGCCGATGTAATTTTTAAAAAATTACAAATGGAAAGTAAGTCTATTTCCTTTGAGCGCCCCATAGAGGAGCATATCCAACAGCTCAAAACCTTTAAACCTGACGTTTTATATACGATGCCCTCTATATTAGATCATTTAATTTATGCAACTGAAAACCCGGCAGAATTTGGAATCAAGAAGATCATTTTAGTTGGTGAAATCGCAACAGAGGAGTGGCAGCAAAAAATAGCTAACATTTTTCAAATACAAAGAGAAGATATGATGGACACATTAGGTTCCATTGAAATTGGCACCATTGCGTATTATTCACATGACATTAGGAGATATGTATTTTTAGATCATTTGTATGCAGAGGGAATTCAATCAGATGAAATTGGTTTAGACATGGAGAAGTTGGAAAATAAGGAGTCCATTCTTGTATTAACTTCCTTTGTTCGTTCTATGTTTCCTGCTATTCGATTTGTTACCTATGATGTTGTTAGAGATTTAAGAACTATGGTCATCGATGGCGTTGAAAAACAAACGTTCCAAAACATTGTAAAAAGAGTTGGTCCTGAATTTAAACATGGAGAAAAAATTAGTATTTATGACATTGAGGAGATTGTATATCAACATTTGAAAGAAGCAAGTGTGCGAGTCAAGCTACAAAATAATGCACTTACAATTTATATTCACAGCAAGCTACTGAATCGTTCAATCCTTACAACCATTAAAAAGGATATTCAAGAAAAGATCCCTGAAATAGGGCGTATGATCAACAATAAAATATTGGATGAAATACAGGTATTAGCGGTGTCAAATGAGGAGTTAAACACAGGAAAAGTCAAAAACAAAAAAATTTACTATGAAAAATAA
- a CDS encoding 2,3-diaminopropionate biosynthesis protein SbnB yields the protein MIVLNEKDINLLGIHWETLIKNIEKTVQCIHSNDFSQPIKPYLRYKNLKNRIIAMPAFVGGEIQMAGIKWIASFPENITKDIPRAHSVVILNEVDTGIPIAMIHTPLISILRTASVSGLMLQQVLKIRKSKKMNVGLIGWGPIGYYHYKMCTAVFGDLIKNIYLYDIKGINESKLDGKDVNKVKIVDTWEEAYLHSDVFITCTVSDHRYINLKPKQGAVLLNVSLRDYQVNVMEQIETIVVDDWEEVCRENTDIENMHLEKGLEKKDTMSLVEVVCDQALTKIDHHKTIMFNPMGMGVFDISTAAYYVNLAKNKGIGVVLD from the coding sequence ATGATCGTTTTAAATGAAAAAGATATTAACTTGTTAGGAATACATTGGGAGACATTAATTAAAAATATAGAAAAAACAGTACAGTGCATTCATTCAAATGATTTTTCACAACCAATCAAACCTTATTTGAGATATAAAAATTTAAAAAATAGGATTATTGCTATGCCAGCTTTCGTCGGTGGGGAAATCCAAATGGCAGGAATTAAATGGATTGCCAGTTTTCCAGAAAATATTACAAAAGATATCCCAAGAGCACACAGTGTGGTCATTTTAAATGAAGTGGATACGGGCATACCCATTGCCATGATTCACACTCCGTTAATTAGTATTCTCCGCACAGCTTCAGTCAGCGGTTTAATGTTACAGCAGGTTTTAAAAATACGTAAATCTAAAAAAATGAATGTAGGATTGATTGGATGGGGGCCCATTGGGTATTATCATTATAAAATGTGTACAGCCGTTTTTGGTGATTTAATAAAAAATATTTATTTATATGATATAAAAGGTATAAACGAAAGCAAGTTAGATGGAAAAGATGTTAATAAAGTGAAAATTGTAGATACGTGGGAAGAGGCGTATTTACATTCTGATGTGTTTATCACTTGCACAGTTTCTGATCACAGATATATCAATCTTAAACCGAAGCAGGGAGCAGTGTTATTGAATGTTTCACTACGAGATTATCAGGTGAATGTCATGGAACAAATTGAAACTATTGTTGTAGATGATTGGGAAGAGGTATGTAGAGAAAATACAGATATAGAAAATATGCATCTTGAAAAAGGATTAGAGAAGAAAGATACAATGTCTCTAGTTGAGGTCGTATGTGATCAAGCTCTAACTAAAATAGATCATCATAAAACAATTATGTTTAACCCGATGGGCATGGGTGTTTTTGATATTAGTACAGCGGCTTATTATGTCAATTTAGCAAAAAATAAGGGTATTGGAGTAGTATTAGATTAA
- the sbnA gene encoding 2,3-diaminopropionate biosynthesis protein SbnA, with protein MNIDEGILTAIGHTPLVQLNKIFENQSMKLFAKLEFLNPGGSSKDRPALFMIREGIKSGKIQKDTTIIESSSGNLGISLAKICNYLGLKFICVVDPKTTELNLNILKAFNATVELVKNPEPSTGEFLPARIHKVNELRKKLKNHFWPNQYANPNNSKSHYVMTMNEIFEDLKHVDYIFCAVSSCGTIRGCVDFIRDHQLKTKVVAVDSIGSVIFKESTGQRLIPGLGAGLVPALCPKESIHHIVHVSDLDCITGCRHLIQKESILAGGSSGAVIAAVNKLKPIIPKDSTCVVVFPDRGDRYLETIYSDEWVKKQYDEVNYFW; from the coding sequence GTGAACATAGATGAAGGAATATTAACAGCCATTGGCCACACACCTCTGGTTCAATTAAATAAAATATTTGAAAATCAATCTATGAAACTATTTGCAAAACTAGAATTTTTAAACCCAGGTGGGAGCTCCAAGGATCGACCTGCTTTGTTTATGATACGAGAAGGCATTAAATCAGGAAAAATTCAAAAGGATACAACCATTATAGAATCTAGCTCAGGCAACTTAGGGATAAGTCTTGCTAAAATTTGTAATTATCTAGGTTTGAAATTCATATGTGTAGTAGATCCAAAAACAACGGAACTAAATTTAAATATTTTAAAGGCTTTTAATGCAACCGTTGAATTAGTCAAAAACCCAGAGCCGAGTACAGGAGAGTTTTTACCAGCTAGAATTCATAAAGTTAATGAGTTGCGAAAAAAGTTAAAAAATCATTTTTGGCCAAATCAGTATGCAAACCCCAATAATTCAAAATCACACTATGTTATGACGATGAATGAAATTTTTGAGGATTTAAAACATGTCGACTATATATTTTGTGCGGTTAGTTCTTGTGGGACGATTCGTGGTTGTGTAGATTTTATAAGAGATCACCAGTTAAAAACAAAAGTTGTAGCTGTAGATTCAATTGGTAGTGTTATTTTTAAGGAAAGTACGGGTCAAAGGTTAATTCCAGGATTAGGTGCAGGTTTGGTTCCGGCATTGTGCCCGAAGGAATCCATCCATCATATAGTTCATGTATCTGATTTAGATTGTATAACGGGTTGTCGTCATTTAATTCAAAAGGAATCCATATTAGCGGGTGGATCTTCTGGAGCTGTAATTGCAGCTGTAAACAAGTTAAAGCCAATCATTCCTAAGGATTCAACATGTGTTGTGGTTTTTCCAGATCGTGGTGACCGATATTTAGAAACGATCTACTCAGATGAATGGGTAAAAAAGCAATATGATGAAGTGAACTATTTTTGGTAG